Genomic DNA from Anabaena sphaerica FACHB-251:
TTTGGAACTGGTTATTCTGATCCAACTGGAGTAGGGGGAAACTACGCATTGGGTATGCTTGCAGGTTCATCAATATCTGGAGGTCAAGATGACTTGTTGGGACTGGCCTTTAACGTTGGAGATAATGACTTTCTCAACGTAAGATTAGATATATCTAGCATTGATCTAGATAGGCTACGTGGACCTTTCTTACCAACTGCTGGAGCGTTACCAGTCTTTGAATTCACCCTGTTTGATAATCCGAGTGGGGCTTTAGGTACTGGCAGTGGCTTGATTCTCTCATCTCAGCAAGTTTCTGGTAGCATTTCGGATCGCAGTGTTTTTGATTGGACAGAGGTTTTACTTGCACTTGACGCTTCTGCATCTACAAATGGTAATGTAATTTTGCGTATCGATCTTTTAAGTGGCAACTACGCTGCATTTGATAATCTACGCATCGTTGCATCTAATACCCCAGGTGATGTTGGTAAGGCAATTCCTGAGCCAGCATCAGCATTAGCTTGTTGTGTTTTTGGTATGGGTTTGTTAGTTTCACGCATCAAAGCATAAGGCGAGCATTGCTTTGATGTGGTTATGCACTCTCCAAAGTCACTGTACGCTCAGTGCGATCGCCGATTTTGTAGAGTGCGTTAATGGAATGTAAAGCATCTTATAACTTCACTGTTAAACATTTTTAAGAAAAGCGATTTCTAGGTCGCGCTTTGCGATCGCTCAAAATCCATTGTCTTGTGCTTCTTTAACTGTGATTAACTGCGATCTCATGGGTAAGTGCGATCGCTAAATTTCCATTTTATTATGCTTCCCTAACTACTATTAACTGCGATCGCTAATATTGAGTTAATGAGATCGCCGATCTTGTAGAGTGCGTTAATGGAATGTAACGAACCTTATTACTTGAATGCAGTTCCAATTTTTCAGTGCGATTATGAGAGAGCAAGTAAGGATGAATTTTCATCTTCATAAAATAATTTGATTGTACTGAACTCCCGACGCAGTAAATTTTCAACTTGTAAGGTAGAACAGTTTCCAAGTCTAAGCCAGATGACTTTTGGAGGATTCCCAAACACTAAACTTAGATCGTGCATATCAGCATCTTTCGAGACGATCATCAAATCATTATCTTTTGCATAATTCCAAACTATCGGGTCTATTGTTGCTTTCATACCTACATCCCGAACATGAAGCGAGCCTGGAAAAATATCGCTCAAACGGGTGGATAATTTAGGGGATAAGTTTTCATCAAACAGTAATTTCATGCTGATAAAGTCGAAATCATCAGCCGACGTTCACGATCAGCAGCATAAGCAATACAAGCCTTTAAATCTTCTCGCGTTAAGTCGGGAAAATCATCAAGAATTTCCGCTTCAGTCATCTCAGAAGCTAGGTATTCAAGCACCTCATAAACTGTAATTCGCAAGCCACGTACACAAGGCTTACCACCGCGTTTATTGGGTTCGATTGTGATATAGTCTCTGTAATTCATGATGTGGCGAGTGAATTTTTGCTAACTTATCTAATCTTACTATGTATTTCTGGTAAAAACTCAATAATTTCACCGTTAAACATCTTTGAGAAATGCGATCTGCAAAATTCCTTCTTTGCGTTCTCCTCTCTGCGACTCTGCGCCTCTGCGCGAAACAAAAAATATAATACTCACGCCCGAATCACAGTAATCCTACGTTGATTTTCCGTCACCACCACCTCAGTTGATAAACGTTCTTCCATTGGTAAGGCATTTTTACGCCTATCAAACACAAATAACCAACCAAAATCTAACCCCAAACGAGCTAAATAAGATTCTAATTGTTCAATACCATCAGCTTGCGGATCGCGCTTTTTATCCCGCCATACCTTTAACTCAATACCCAAAGTTACATCTTTATAACGCAGACATAAATCCATTCTATCACTACCAATTGCATATTCCCTTTCTAAAACTCCCCCACCATTAATAACACGATGTAAAAAAGCCATTAATACAATATGCGGTGCAATTTCATGATAGCTAGTGCTACCTAATAACGGTTCTCCATGTTGTCGCCAAAACTTGAGAAATGCTGCAAGTAACGCATCTATATTTAATTCACCTTCTGGGGTTAACCAAGTTGGTGCAATCATTGGTAAAGATGCCATTGGTGTTACTGTTAAAACCCTGGGTAACACTTCCCGATAAATGGGATTAGCAATAGTTAAACCTCCGTAGGGGTGCATTTTACATAATCCCAAATCAATCACAAATTGAATATCATCATTAGGTATATCTCCCAATTCTAAACCTGCTAACATCGGTTCAATAATTGCTTTGATTCTTGGTTCTCGTAAGCGTTCAGCTAAACTATCTAAATGAGTATCTTGACGAGCAATTAATATTTCTTTTGCTTTTAAAATATGTTCTTTTGTAATAGCAATACTTCTATCTTTAACCATTTTTTCTACAACTTCTTTAGCTAAAGCATTCACTAACCAAGGTTGTCCTTGGGTTAAATCAAAAGCTGTTGCAGCTGCTTCTGATGTGAAAATTTGTCCTGTTGCTTCTGTATGTTGTTGATATAATTCTCCTACTTCTTCAATATTAAAATTTCGCATAGTTATAGAAGCAACTTTAATATTAAAAGGACTGGATGTATTTAATCTGTCACTACCACCGGATGCTACTTTATAATCTCGCACATCTCGTAAACCAATTAATCCCACCGATGAGGGAAAATTTTCGGGACGATTGGGAAAACCATCTCTTAATTGACGTAAAATTGAAATTAATGTTTGATCTTGCAAAGAATCAATTTCATCTATAAATAATACTAAATGGCGGGGTAAAGATTTTGCCCAACCTGATAAAAAAGTTTTAATTCTGCTTCCTGGTTCTTCCTGTTGCCATTGTTTAACAGGGGGTTGAAATTCTTTGGGTAAACGTATGGAAATAGTATCATACCAAGTTCCCAAAATTGCTAATTCTGCGGCACCGGGATCATGATTAAATGCACTTCCTACCTCTACTGATACCATGACTGCTGCATAATTTCCTGTATCAGTAAGTTGCTGTGCTAGGGCTAACATTGCTGTTGTTTTCCCCGTTTGTCGCGGTGCATGAAGGACAAAATAACTACGCTGTTGAATTAGCTCCTCCAAATCTGGTAATCGTATTATTGGAGATAGCATATAGTGGATATCGTCTTCACAAGGACCTGCAATATTAAACCAGCGAGTCATAGGATTTTGGCAGTTAGAGAACTTTTTAATTTTACAAGGTTTTGAGGTTGATGTGAGGCCATGTAGGGAAGAATTAGGTAACGTCTGAAAACACCAAATAGCTGTTAGTAGATAAAAATAAATGGACTTATGATATGGCTGGGGTGGGTTTATCGTCTAATTTAAGGAA
This window encodes:
- a CDS encoding DUF5615 family PIN-like protein; protein product: MKLLFDENLSPKLSTRLSDIFPGSLHVRDVGMKATIDPIVWNYAKDNDLMIVSKDADMHDLSLVFGNPPKVIWLRLGNCSTLQVENLLRREFSTIKLFYEDENSSLLALS
- a CDS encoding DUF433 domain-containing protein, whose protein sequence is MNYRDYITIEPNKRGGKPCVRGLRITVYEVLEYLASEMTEAEILDDFPDLTREDLKACIAYAADRERRLMISTLSA
- a CDS encoding AAA family ATPase, yielding MTRWFNIAGPCEDDIHYMLSPIIRLPDLEELIQQRSYFVLHAPRQTGKTTAMLALAQQLTDTGNYAAVMVSVEVGSAFNHDPGAAELAILGTWYDTISIRLPKEFQPPVKQWQQEEPGSRIKTFLSGWAKSLPRHLVLFIDEIDSLQDQTLISILRQLRDGFPNRPENFPSSVGLIGLRDVRDYKVASGGSDRLNTSSPFNIKVASITMRNFNIEEVGELYQQHTEATGQIFTSEAAATAFDLTQGQPWLVNALAKEVVEKMVKDRSIAITKEHILKAKEILIARQDTHLDSLAERLREPRIKAIIEPMLAGLELGDIPNDDIQFVIDLGLCKMHPYGGLTIANPIYREVLPRVLTVTPMASLPMIAPTWLTPEGELNIDALLAAFLKFWRQHGEPLLGSTSYHEIAPHIVLMAFLHRVINGGGVLEREYAIGSDRMDLCLRYKDVTLGIELKVWRDKKRDPQADGIEQLESYLARLGLDFGWLFVFDRRKNALPMEERLSTEVVVTENQRRITVIRA